The following proteins are encoded in a genomic region of Lutra lutra chromosome 16, mLutLut1.2, whole genome shotgun sequence:
- the PIRT gene encoding phosphoinositide-interacting protein produces the protein MTMEALPKALEVDEKSPESKDLLPSQTASSLCISSRSESVWTATPRSKWEIYRKPIIIMSVGGAILLFGVVITCLAYTLKLGVNSLKVLKMIGPAFLSLGLMMLVCGLVWVPIIKKKQKQKQKSVFFQTLKSFFLNR, from the coding sequence ATGACGATGGAGGCTCTCCCCAAGGCCCTGGAGGTCGATGAGAAGTCTCCAGAATCCAAGGACCTACTGCCCAGCCAGACGGCCAGCTCCCTGTGCATCAGCTCCAGAAGTGAGTCAGTGTGGACCGCTACCCCCCGGAGTAAGTGGGAAATCTACCGCAAACCCATCATTATCATGTCGGTGGGCGGCGCCATCCTCCTCTTCGGCGTGGTCATCACCTGCTTGGCCTACACCCTGAAGCTGGGTGTCAACAGCCTTAAGGTCCTTAAGATGATAGGGCCCGCCTTCCTGTCTCTGGGACTCATGATGCTGGTGTGCGGGCTGGTGTGGGTGCCCATcatcaagaagaaacagaagcagaaacagaagtCAGTTTTCTTCCAGACTCTCAAGTCCTTCTTCCTGAATCGCTGA